In Panicum virgatum strain AP13 chromosome 4N, P.virgatum_v5, whole genome shotgun sequence, a single window of DNA contains:
- the LOC120670983 gene encoding tuliposide A-converting enzyme 1, chloroplastic-like: MVSHAAAADVVALELLPFIRFYKSGRVERLIDNGTVPASLHDAATGVSSKDVAIDPGTGVSVRLYLPPTAGAGAKLPTVVYFHGGGFMVESADSVPYHRYLNALAARAGAVAVSVDRRVPEHRLPAAYDDSWAALAWAVAAAACGSAPEPEPEPWLAEHGDPARVFLAGDSAGANIAHNVAMRAAAEGRPAIRGVLLVHPYFWDTSGAMGPELEERIRREWRFVKGNPDARMDDPRLSPTSAGAPPLALLPAARVLVAVAGADFLAPKGRAYHAALLASGWRGEAELEDTPGEDHVFYLRQPGTAAAVELMDRVVAFVARA; the protein is encoded by the coding sequence ATGGtttcccacgccgccgccgccgacgtggTCGCCTTGGAGCTCCTGCCGTTCATCCGTTTCTACAAGAGTGGCCGCGTCGAGCGCCTCATCGACAACGGCACGGTCCCAGCCTCCCTCCACGACGCTGCCACCGGCGTGTCCTCCAAGGACGTCGCCATCGACCCCGGCACCGGCGTCTCCGTCCGCCTGTACCTGCCGCccacggccggcgccggcgccaagcTGCCCACCGTCGTGTACTTCCACGGCGGTGGCTTCATGGTCGAGTCGGCCGACTCCGTCCCGTACCACCGCTACCTCAacgccctcgccgcgcgcgccggcgccgtcgcggtGTCCgtggaccgccgcgtgcccgagCACCGGCTCCCCGCGGCCTACGACGACTCGTGGGCGGCGCTCGCgtgggccgtcgccgccgccgcctgcggctccgcgccggagccggagccggagccgtggCTAGCCGAGCACGGGGACCCCGCCCGTGTGTTCCTGGCCGGGGACAGCGCGGGCGCCAACATCGCGCACAACGTCGccatgcgcgccgccgccgaggggcgCCCGGCGATCCGGGGCGTCCTGCTGGTGCACCCCTACTTCTGGGACACGTCGGGCGCCATGGGGCCCGAGCTGGAGGAGCGCATCCGCCGCGAGTGGCGGTTCGTGAAGGGAAATCCCGACGCCCGGATGGACGACCCGCGGCTGTCGCCGACGTccgcgggggcgccgccgctggcgctgctgcCGGCCGCGCGCGTGCTGGTGGCCGTGGCGGGGGCGGACTTCCTGGCGCCGAAGGGGCGCGCGTACCACGCTGCGCTGCTGGCCAGCGGGTggcgcggcgaggccgagcTGGAGGACACCCCGGGGGAGGACCATGTCTTCTACCTCCGGCagccggggacggcggcggccgtggagtTGATGGACCGTGTGGTGGCTTTCGTTGCTCGTGCTTGA
- the LOC120669973 gene encoding 26.2 kDa heat shock protein, mitochondrial-like, whose translation MASAVVVKGAPMASHLKVQELPAAPSAFEKPVASALRLPNTKGAGDNDTSEKPSGKDTVDGRLALDLSVPKYFSTGALDLFAAPSKLLQLLALTEDGGAASGTGLSGRGCWVSKENDDAIQLKVAMPGLGKEHVKVSAEKNILVIKGEGDKDPEDRKGPARYTRSLQLPAETFKMDQIKAEMNNGVLKVTVPKIKAEERKDVFQIKVE comes from the exons ATGGCttccgccgtcgtcgtcaaggGGGCCCCGATGGCCAGCCACCTCAAGGTCCAGGAGctccccgccgcgccgtccgcgtTCGAGaagcccgtcgcctccgccctCCGCCTCCCCAACACCAAGGGCGCCGGCGACAACGACACCTCCGAGAAGCCCAGCGGCAAGGACACCGTCGACGGCCGCCTCGCGCTCGACCTCTCCGTCCCCAAATACTTCTCCACAG GCGCGCTGGACCTGTTCGCCGCTCCGAGCAAGCTGCTCCAGCTGCTGGCGCTGACGGAGGACGGTGGTGCGGCGTCCGGGACCGGCCTCTCCGGGCGCGGGTGCTGGGTGTCCAAGGAGAACGACGACGCGATCCAGCTGAAGGTGGCGATGCCGGGGCTGGGGAAGGAGCACGTCAAGGTGTCCGCCGAGAAGAACATCCTGGTGATCAAGGGCGAGGGCGACAAGGACCCCGAGGACCGCAAGGGCCCGGCGCGCTACACCCGCAGCCTCCAGCTCCCCGCGGAGACCTTCAAGATGGACCAGATCAAGGCGGAGATGAACAACGGCGTGCTCAAGGTGACCGTTCCCAAGATCAAGGCCGAGGAGCGCAAGGACGTGTTCCAGATCAAGGTCGAGTAG
- the LOC120669972 gene encoding uncharacterized protein LOC120669972 isoform X1: MVRGLAPATALRGRAAAAARWCTCRRVAVAVCLGNLAAALLVARALYAPGTFASAPKRGEAKYSKEQVRWVEESIRIRRAAEPADLIEAVKKLRKAFAREEKRRKELPLELKQKVSREILQRLRDLGENRSTTEQREAVESWRVEKLKYIRSSSTQNLSNFGLSSEDSRMLKRVLDFNWRMLLEDIGLWIPPTVYHIEHDDKPENEQEEEEIVPGPPLPPECNAELHTDYGGTAVRWGLTHHKESAADCCQACIDQAKRAKPGALKCNIWVYCPSEYGCYSPDKYEHKHQECWLKQADHPKLNFKHRYSERYRDSHPTAPVVVPWMSGVISA, encoded by the exons ATGGTGAGGGGcctggcgccggcgacggcgctccgtgggcgcgcggccgccgcggcgaggtgGTGCACCTGccggcgcgtcgccgtcgccgtctgcctcggcaacctcgccgccgcgctgctcgtGGCACGCGCGCTCTACGCACCTGGCACCTTCGCCTCCGCGCCCAAGC GCGGGGAGGCGAAGTATTCCAAGGAGCAGGTGAGGTGGGTGGAGGAGTCGATCCGgattcgccgcgccgccgagcccgccGACCTCATTGAAGCG GTGAAGAAGCTGCGCAAGGCATTTGCGAGGGAAGAGAAGAGGCGGAAGGAGCTGCCGCTGGAGCTGAAGCAGAAAGTTTCGCGTGAGATTTTGCAGAGGCTGCGTGATTTGGGGGAGAATCGCAGTACCACTGAACAACGAG AAGCTGTGGAATCATGGCGTGTTGAGAAGCTTAAGTATATCAGAAGTTCATCTACTCAGAATTTATCAAATTTTGGCCTCTCCAGTGAAGATTCAA GGATGTTAAAGCGAGTCTTGGATTTTAATTGGCGAATGCTATTGGAGGATATTGGTCTTTGGATACCTCCCACTGTCTATCACATTGAACATGATGACAAGCCGGAGAATGAACAAGAAG AAGAAGAGATAGTACCTGGTCCACCTTTGCCCCCTGAATGCAATGCTGAACTGCATACTGATTATGGTGGAACCGCTGTTAGATGGGGCTTAACACACCACAAAGAAAGTGCTGCAGATTGCTGTCAAGCTTGTATAGATCAGGCTAAGAGGGCCAAGCCAGGAGCTTTGAAGTGCAATATTTGGGTTTACTGTCCATCTGAGTATGGATGCTACTCGCCGGACAAATATGAGCACAAACATCAAGAATGCTGGTTGAAACAG GCTGACCACCCTAAATTAAACTTCAAACACCGGTACTCTGAGCGGTACAGAGATTCTCATCCGACTGCCCCTGTCGTTGTGCCATGGATGTCAGGTGTTATCAGTGCATGA
- the LOC120669972 gene encoding uncharacterized protein LOC120669972 isoform X2, whose translation MVRGLAPATALRGRAAAAARWCTCRRVAVAVCLGNLAAALLVARALYAPGTFASAPKRGEAKYSKEQVRWVEESIRIRRAAEPADLIEAVKKLRKAFAREEKRRKELPLELKQKVSREILQRLRDLGENRSTTEQRGMLKRVLDFNWRMLLEDIGLWIPPTVYHIEHDDKPENEQEEEEIVPGPPLPPECNAELHTDYGGTAVRWGLTHHKESAADCCQACIDQAKRAKPGALKCNIWVYCPSEYGCYSPDKYEHKHQECWLKQADHPKLNFKHRYSERYRDSHPTAPVVVPWMSGVISA comes from the exons ATGGTGAGGGGcctggcgccggcgacggcgctccgtgggcgcgcggccgccgcggcgaggtgGTGCACCTGccggcgcgtcgccgtcgccgtctgcctcggcaacctcgccgccgcgctgctcgtGGCACGCGCGCTCTACGCACCTGGCACCTTCGCCTCCGCGCCCAAGC GCGGGGAGGCGAAGTATTCCAAGGAGCAGGTGAGGTGGGTGGAGGAGTCGATCCGgattcgccgcgccgccgagcccgccGACCTCATTGAAGCG GTGAAGAAGCTGCGCAAGGCATTTGCGAGGGAAGAGAAGAGGCGGAAGGAGCTGCCGCTGGAGCTGAAGCAGAAAGTTTCGCGTGAGATTTTGCAGAGGCTGCGTGATTTGGGGGAGAATCGCAGTACCACTGAACAACGAG GGATGTTAAAGCGAGTCTTGGATTTTAATTGGCGAATGCTATTGGAGGATATTGGTCTTTGGATACCTCCCACTGTCTATCACATTGAACATGATGACAAGCCGGAGAATGAACAAGAAG AAGAAGAGATAGTACCTGGTCCACCTTTGCCCCCTGAATGCAATGCTGAACTGCATACTGATTATGGTGGAACCGCTGTTAGATGGGGCTTAACACACCACAAAGAAAGTGCTGCAGATTGCTGTCAAGCTTGTATAGATCAGGCTAAGAGGGCCAAGCCAGGAGCTTTGAAGTGCAATATTTGGGTTTACTGTCCATCTGAGTATGGATGCTACTCGCCGGACAAATATGAGCACAAACATCAAGAATGCTGGTTGAAACAG GCTGACCACCCTAAATTAAACTTCAAACACCGGTACTCTGAGCGGTACAGAGATTCTCATCCGACTGCCCCTGTCGTTGTGCCATGGATGTCAGGTGTTATCAGTGCATGA